The Podospora pseudocomata strain CBS 415.72m chromosome 3, whole genome shotgun sequence genome window below encodes:
- a CDS encoding hypothetical protein (EggNog:ENOG503P9RU) — protein MKFTATTALLTLLTTASALPWSFRSAGNGKHSDEITLHLTLDKGTTTAHHRPPKSKSEEMKIIMGMSDVCLRVCWPESPKCPEEWSPKNMGSEEDPCWTCCRKMEHDL, from the exons ATGAAattcaccgccaccaccgcccttctcaccctcctcacaacCGCCAGCGCCCTCCCCTGGTCCTTCAGGAGTGCCGGCAATGGCAAGCACTCTGATGAGATCAC cctccacctcaccctcgacaaaggaaccaccaccgcccaccaccgcccccccaaGTCAAAGTCGGAAGAGATGAAGATCATCATGGGCATGTCCGATGTCTGCCTCCGCGTCTGCTGGCCCGAATCGCCCAAGTGCCCAGAGGAATGG TCACCCAAGAACATGGGCAGCGAAGAGGATCCGTGCTGGACTTGCTGCAGGAAGATGGAGCATGATCTTTGA